Proteins from a single region of bacterium:
- a CDS encoding glycosyltransferase family 2 protein — protein sequence MKLHGLLVAQDESDIIEDLLAFLKDLNVYNTILFFDLGSQDDTFEKALKFKDILYNPQKLQEIYTEKLRFDLLEQHRSLYEEGDWIAMIDTDEFYVDDPLELIRFAEKEKATFIQTYQAQFLFTDMDLKEFEKEDSGLPIYERRKYYLINYSEERFFKFLPEYGLFSRSKPCSRRLLNRHYQFRTPCQIQDRIRARLENRKRARDLRGRHEWPQIFSTNWKDYVVSHRSAHFLNGNDFRFDLPEGARWKDYYSKDPLSPVLPQAAKALAKEYSGEINRTGRVTFRESYGKRVMEDIRCDLLHHNWKEAISGLVILFRYKLRNCERAIRQSCHLCAVKTKTGAWNLSTSLWRFLRGKSTGSITAQPNPIQISDNSGVGRTTLTWNSRGAKKVEVHVDTAYGQIFDQTGPSGSKATENWVSDHMIFLLQDVSDHLPLTSANTLSKVIVKVIKGKDITL from the coding sequence TGGATCGCAGGACGATACCTTCGAAAAGGCGTTGAAGTTCAAAGACATCCTTTACAATCCGCAGAAACTACAGGAAATCTATACAGAAAAACTGCGATTCGATTTGTTAGAGCAACATCGCAGTTTGTACGAAGAAGGAGATTGGATCGCGATGATCGATACGGATGAATTCTATGTCGATGATCCGCTCGAACTGATTCGCTTTGCTGAAAAGGAAAAGGCGACTTTTATCCAGACTTACCAGGCGCAGTTTCTCTTTACCGATATGGACCTGAAGGAGTTTGAGAAAGAAGATTCGGGGCTGCCTATTTATGAGCGAAGAAAATATTATTTGATCAATTACAGTGAAGAACGATTCTTTAAATTCCTTCCTGAATATGGATTGTTCAGCCGCTCGAAACCTTGTTCCAGGAGATTGCTCAACCGGCATTATCAATTTCGAACACCCTGCCAGATTCAAGATAGGATTCGTGCAAGGCTGGAAAACAGGAAACGCGCGCGGGATCTTCGCGGCCGCCACGAATGGCCCCAGATTTTCTCCACCAATTGGAAAGATTACGTGGTATCCCATCGATCTGCTCATTTCTTGAACGGAAACGATTTTCGTTTCGATCTTCCGGAAGGAGCTCGATGGAAGGATTATTACTCGAAAGACCCTCTGAGCCCTGTTCTGCCTCAAGCGGCAAAAGCTCTTGCGAAAGAATATTCGGGAGAAATTAACCGGACCGGAAGAGTCACGTTTCGAGAATCCTACGGCAAAAGAGTGATGGAGGACATCCGGTGCGATCTATTACACCACAATTGGAAGGAAGCGATTTCTGGGTTAGTGATTCTTTTTAGATATAAGCTTCGCAATTGTGAAAGGGCCATCAGACAAAGTTGTCATTTATGTGCGGTGAAAACGAAGACAGGCGCATGGAACCTGAGCACGTCGCTCTGGCGCTTTTTGCGCGGCAAGAGCACCGGATCAATCACGGCTCAACCTAATCCGATTCAGATTTCAGACAACTCGGGCGTGGGAAGAACAACTTTGACATGGAACTCGCGGGGCGCAAAAAAAGTTGAAGTGCACGTGGATACGGCGTATGGTCAAATTTTTGATCAAACCGGACCTTCCGGGAGCAAAGCTACAGAAAATTGGGTCTCCGATCATATGATTTTCCTGCTTCAGGATGTCTCCGATCATTTGCCGCTTACGTCAGCGAATACGCTTTCAAAAGTCATTGTTAAAGTGATCAAAGGAAAAGACATTACACTGTAG
- a CDS encoding polysaccharide deacetylase family protein produces MKGLILMYHRVADLNADPWELCVQPKHFHEQLEVLRQSYRVLALKKLMEHLKSGGITERSVVVTFDDGYYDNFQLAKPSLEEFEMPATVFLVSGQIEKQNEFWWDELERIFLQPGTLPESVHLTIERKKHVWNLADSSNLSAEDALRYSKWRTDEKPPTWRHSTYYAIWQLMQPLDEAQKQDILHELNVWAGTTRESRPSHKTLSREQVSLLAQGEFMNIGAHSVTHPVLSKFSRETQRQEIEGSKAQLEEILGSPVDTFAYPHGEYSNDTISILRDAGFLCSCSTAPEVMKDEMDPFQLPRFQAMNWDGDQFSKQLLEWFGEK; encoded by the coding sequence ATGAAAGGACTGATCTTGATGTATCACCGCGTGGCAGATCTGAATGCCGACCCCTGGGAGCTGTGCGTTCAACCAAAACACTTTCACGAACAGCTTGAGGTTCTTCGACAATCTTACAGAGTGCTGGCGCTCAAAAAGCTAATGGAGCATCTTAAGAGTGGAGGCATAACAGAACGTTCAGTCGTTGTTACGTTTGACGACGGCTACTACGATAATTTCCAGCTGGCAAAACCTTCTCTTGAAGAATTTGAAATGCCGGCAACAGTATTTCTGGTCAGCGGACAGATAGAGAAACAAAATGAATTCTGGTGGGACGAGCTGGAGCGAATCTTCTTGCAGCCCGGAACACTCCCGGAATCCGTTCATTTGACGATTGAGCGCAAAAAACACGTTTGGAATCTCGCCGATTCAAGCAATCTCAGTGCAGAGGACGCGCTGCGTTATTCGAAATGGCGAACGGACGAAAAACCTCCAACATGGCGTCATTCCACGTATTATGCGATCTGGCAGCTCATGCAACCTTTAGATGAGGCACAAAAACAGGATATTCTGCATGAACTCAATGTTTGGGCCGGAACAACGAGAGAATCCCGCCCTTCTCACAAAACCCTGTCGCGTGAACAAGTAAGTTTGTTGGCGCAAGGGGAATTCATGAATATCGGAGCACACTCTGTCACGCATCCCGTATTGTCAAAATTTTCACGCGAGACACAACGTCAGGAGATAGAAGGATCCAAAGCGCAACTGGAGGAGATTTTGGGCTCTCCTGTCGATACATTCGCATATCCGCATGGAGAATATTCCAATGACACAATATCGATTCTCCGGGATGCCGGATTTCTTTGTTCCTGCTCCACGGCTCCCGAAGTGATGAAAGATGAAATGGATCCATTCCAACTACCGCGTTTTCAGGCGATGAACTGGGATGGGGATCAGTTTTCAAAACAGTTGTTAGAATGGTTCGGAGAGAAGTGA
- a CDS encoding isochorismatase family protein has product MDNEKISQSLIEAEDSVLIIIDVQNAFLDKLPVQESELLLSRVCWLIAVAQWKQIPLIVTAEEIHKQPLAPKLIQYLPADAPIFDKVSFGLAHQQDILTAVEQTGRKTAVLIGLETDVCVAHSAIGLLDQGYRVAVVADATGAPAPGQEIALSRMQNAGTIIVSTKSLFYEWMRTVEMVNRFHRECPNMRDVPGIVL; this is encoded by the coding sequence ATGGATAACGAGAAAATATCTCAATCCCTGATTGAGGCTGAGGACTCCGTATTGATTATCATCGATGTTCAAAATGCGTTCTTGGATAAACTACCGGTCCAGGAAAGTGAACTGTTGCTAAGTCGTGTATGCTGGCTCATCGCGGTCGCGCAATGGAAGCAGATACCATTGATTGTAACGGCAGAAGAAATCCACAAACAGCCGCTTGCGCCCAAACTGATTCAGTACTTGCCTGCTGACGCTCCCATATTTGACAAAGTTTCATTTGGCCTTGCCCACCAACAGGACATACTGACGGCAGTTGAGCAAACCGGTCGCAAAACGGCTGTATTGATCGGCCTGGAGACGGATGTTTGTGTCGCGCATTCCGCCATCGGCCTGCTCGATCAAGGTTATCGCGTTGCTGTGGTTGCTGACGCAACCGGTGCACCTGCGCCCGGGCAAGAAATCGCACTGAGCCGGATGCAAAACGCGGGGACGATTATTGTTAGCACCAAGAGTTTATTCTATGAATGGATGCGCACGGTAGAAATGGTGAATCGCTTTCATAGAGAATGCCCGAATATGCGCGACGTGCCTGGCATTGTGTTGTAA
- a CDS encoding glycosyltransferase family 2 protein: MTDEIGYSLVFPLKDEEENIPALLQHISLFLKELDGPAEVIFVDDGSTDRSVELLREYQGSDSRLILVELSRNFGHQIAITAGMDLARGKAVIVLDSDLQDPLAAAHDMIQVWKAGYEIVYGVRQARKDETLLRRFVPWVFYRILNRITEVAIPVDVGDFRLVDRKAVNAFREMRERNRFVRGMFAWIGFRSRGVPYVREGRPAGKSKYGWKKLLILAINGIFSFSSFPLKLSIGMGGLFIAFSVIVAILYAILILVGFYNWNWRASIVLLISFLGGMNLLMLGTLGLYVTRIYDEARARPLYIIRNLYRAE, translated from the coding sequence ATGACAGACGAGATTGGCTATTCACTGGTATTCCCTCTTAAGGATGAAGAGGAAAACATACCGGCTCTTCTTCAACACATTTCACTTTTTCTGAAGGAACTGGACGGTCCGGCCGAGGTGATTTTTGTAGACGACGGAAGCACCGACAGGAGCGTCGAATTGCTGCGTGAATATCAGGGCAGCGATTCCAGACTCATCCTTGTAGAATTATCACGAAATTTTGGCCATCAGATCGCGATCACGGCCGGTATGGATCTGGCCAGAGGAAAAGCGGTGATCGTTCTCGATTCTGATTTACAGGATCCTTTGGCGGCAGCACACGACATGATTCAAGTGTGGAAGGCGGGCTATGAGATTGTTTATGGCGTGCGTCAGGCAAGGAAAGATGAAACATTGCTCAGGCGATTCGTGCCCTGGGTTTTTTACAGGATACTGAATCGAATCACGGAAGTTGCGATTCCTGTTGATGTGGGAGATTTCCGTTTGGTCGATCGCAAGGCGGTGAATGCTTTTCGCGAGATGAGAGAGAGAAATCGTTTTGTCCGCGGCATGTTCGCATGGATCGGATTCAGAAGCAGAGGGGTTCCTTATGTGCGGGAAGGGCGCCCGGCAGGCAAATCCAAGTATGGCTGGAAAAAACTCTTGATTCTCGCGATTAACGGCATCTTCAGTTTTTCCAGTTTTCCACTCAAACTTTCGATTGGAATGGGTGGCTTATTCATCGCATTCTCTGTAATCGTTGCAATTCTGTATGCAATTCTAATTCTGGTTGGATTTTATAACTGGAACTGGCGGGCATCCATTGTGTTGCTCATTTCGTTCCTGGGCGGAATGAATCTGCTGATGCTCGGCACGCTCGGACTGTACGTGACCAGGATTTACGATGAGGCAAGAGCCCGCCCGCTTTATATTATCCGGAACCTTTACCGGGCTGAATGA